The Streptomyces racemochromogenes DNA segment ACGCCTTCCCCGACGCCGCCGTCGACGCCGTGCTCTGCCACCCCCCGTTCAACGAACGCAACTGGGGCCACGAGGAACTCGCCTACGACCCCCGCTGGGAGTACGGCTTCCCCGCCCGCACCGAATCCGAACTCGCCTGGATCCAGCACGCCCTGGCCCGCCTGCGCGAGGGCGGCACCGCCGTGCTGCTCATGCCGCCCGCCGCCGCCGCCCGCCGCTCCGGCCGCCGCATCCGCGCCGACCTGCTGCGCCGCGGCGCCCTGCGGGCCGTCGTCTCCCTCCCCGCCGGCGCCGCACCCCCGTACGGGATCCCGCTCCAGCTGTGGGTGCTGCGCAAGCCCGCCCCCGGCGCCGCCGCCCCCGCCGGACTGCTGCTCCTCGACACCGCCGGTCTCGACCCCGACGGGCCGGCCCAGGCGCGGGCCCCCTGGCCCGACGTGCGCGACGCCGTCCTCGCCGCCTGGACCGCGTACGACCGCACCGGCGCCACCCCCGAGACCCCCGGCGTCAGCCGCGTCGTACCCGTCATCGAACTCCTCGACGACGACGTCGACCTCACCCCCGCCCGCCACCTGCCCCCGCCCGCCGCCGGCGGCGGCCTCGCCGAGCTGGCCGCCGTACGCGACCGCCTCGACGCCACCCTCGCCCGCGCCGCCCGGCTCACCCCGCCGCCCGCGACCCCCGCCGGCACCGGCCCGGCCCCCGCCCAGCCCGCGGCCGCCTCCCCCTCACAGACCACCGTCGGCGAACTCGCCCGCGCCGGAGCCCTGCTGCTGCGCGCCGGAACCGGCACCGGCACCGACGGACTGCCCGTCCTCACCGAGTACGACGTCTACGCCGGAACCGCCCCCTCCGGCACCGCCGCCACCCCCGGCCCCGACACCGCCGAGACCCTCCTCGCCGAACCCGGCGACGTCGTCGTCCCCGTCGTCGGCGCCCTCTCCGCCGCCCGCGTCGTCACCGAGGACCCCGCCAGCGGAGCCGGCGCCGTCATCGGCCGCAACCTCCAGCTGCTGCGCCCCGACCCGGCCGCCCTCGACCCCTGGTTCCTCGCCGGGTTCCTGCGCGGCACCGCCAACACCCGCCGCGCCAGCAGCCACGCCTCCACCGCCACCCGCCTCGACGTGCGCCGGCTCCAGCTGCCCCGGCTGCCCCCCGCCGAACAGCGGCGCTACGGAGCCCGCTTCCGGGCCCTCGCCGAGTTCGAGGACGCGCTGAGGCTGGCGGGACGCCTGGGGGAGCAGCTCGTACAAGGCCTCTACGACGGACTCTCGGACGGCAGCGTCACACCCCAGTGACCGTGCTGCGACCCTGCAACGGTTGGGTCCATCCCCTCACGAACGGCCGGAAACGCTGTATACGCTTCGAGCCGTCACCTTTCCGCACGGCCCGTCAGGAGCACCGATGCACGGCCCCGGCATCCCGCCGCAGCAAGGCCCCCACGGCCACCGGCCCCTCTCCGGGGCCGCGATGACGCTGCGCGTGCTCTTCACGGCGCTGCCCGTCCTCAGCTGCGGTTTCTTCGCCTGGGGCTCGATGCTGCGGCTCGCCGTCCTCACCCGCAAGTCCCTGGACTGGGCCCTGCTCGTGCTGAGCCTGGTCCTGTCCGTCGTGTGGATCGTCTTCATCGGGCTCGACCCGACCGAGAAGACGGACGGCTGGCAGGGCAACCTCGGCGCCGGTGGCTCGATCTTCACCGGCTTCGCGATCTGCGTCTACTACCTCGTCGCCGACATCAGGCACCACGAGTCCAAGGCCCTCGCCCCGGCACCCGCACCCTGGTACCCGTCCGCGCCGCAGGCCCCGTACGCCCAGCACCAGCAGCCCGGTCCCCACCAGCCGCAGCCCCCGCACCAGACCACCCCCGGCTACGGCTACCCGCCGGCCGGACAGCAGGGCGCCCAGCCGCCCGTGCCCCCGCAGCAGCCCGCCACACCCCCGCGCCTCGGCCAGGTCCGCGCCGAACTCGACGAGCTCAGCGAACTCCTGCGCCAGCAGAACCCGCCGCGGCCCCCGCAGCCCGGCGGCCCCTACCAGGACCCGAACAGCACGGCGTTCCAGGACCCGCAGCGGTGACCGAACCCGAACGCCTCATCGGCGAGCGCTACCAGCTCGCCACCATCCTCGGCCAGGGCGGCATGGGCCAGGTGTGGACCGCCTACGACCGCCGCCTCGACCGCCGCGTCGCCGTCAAGCTGCTGCGCCCCGACAAGGTCGCCGGCCCCGGCACCGTCGCCGAGGAGCTGCGCCGCCGCTTCGTACGCGAATGCCGCGTCACCGCCCAGGTCGACCACCCCGGCCTCGTCACCGTCCACGACGCCGGCAGCGACGGCGACGAGCTGTACCTCGTCATGGGCTACGTCGAGGGCTCCGACCTCGCCGACCACCTCGCCGAGCACGACCCCTACCCCTGGCCCTGGGCCGTCGCCGTCGTGGCACAGCTGTGCGCGGTGCTCTCCGCCGTGCACGCGGTACCGATCGTCCACCGCGACCTCAAGCCGCGGAACGTGATGATCCGCCCCGACGGGACCGTCCTCGTCCTCGACCTCGGCGTCGCCTCCGTGATGGACACCGACACCACCCGCCTCACCAGCACCGGCTCACCCATCGGCAGCCCCGCCTACATGGCCCCCGAACAGGCCATGGGCGGCGCCGTCGGCCCCTACACCGACCTGTACGCCCTCGGCGTGCTGCTGTACGAACTCCTCAGCGGCGGCGTGCCCTTCGCCGGCACCACCGCCCTCGGCGTCCTCCACCGCCACCTCTACGAACCCCCGGCCCCGGTCCGCCCCCTGCGCCCGGAGATCCCCCCGGAACTGGAGGCCGTCCTGCTGCGCCTCCTCGCCAAGGACCCCCAGGACCGCCCCGGCTCCGCCCAGGAGGTCTACGAAGCCCTCGTACCGCTCCTCCCCGCCCCCGGCAGCCGCCACCCGGCCGGCCCGCTCGACCCGACCCGGCCCTTCCTGCGCCCCCAGGCACCCTGGCCCGACCGGGCCGCCGCCGTGCCCCCGCGTCCGACCGCGCCCCCGGCGCCGCCCCGCCCCGACATCCCCGGCGCCGTCGACGAGGCCCGGAAGCTCCTGGACCAGGGCCGGCTCACCCAGGCCGTGGACATCCTCGGCAACATCCTCCCCGCGGCCGCCGCCGAGCACGGCGAGCACTCCCCGGTCGTCCGCAGCCTGCGCAAGCAGTACGCCGCCACCCTCATGGACGACGGCCAGTACCGCCGCGCCCTCCCCGAACTGCGCCGCCTCGCCGACCAGTTCCCCGCCGGGGACCCCCAGTCGCTGCGCTTCCGCTACGACGCCGCCCAGTGCCTGGAGCAGCTCGGCGAACCCGCTGCGGCCCTCGCGGAGTACCGCTCGCTGCTGCCCCTGTTCGAGAACCACTACGCCAACCCCGACCCCGGCCTGCCGCTGGAGGTCCGCCGGCGGATAGCGCACCTGCTGCTCTCCCTCGGCGACCGCCCCGCCGCCCACGACACCCTGGTCCGCCTCCTCTACGACGCCGACCGCGTCCACGGCCCCGCGCACCCCCTCCCGGTGGAGATCCGGCGCACCCTGCAATGGCTGGGCCAGGTGCGCTGACCGCGCCGGCCGCGCCGGCCGCCGCGCCGGGGACCCCTACACCACCGCGCCCGCGCCCCGCTGCCGGCGGCGCAGCGCCGCCCCGGCCGCCACGAGTACGGACACCCCCGCCACGGCCACCCCGGCCGGCAGCCCCGGCGGGCTGAACTCGCAGGTCACCGTGGTGGTGCGGCCGTCCAGCGGGACGGCGAGCAGGCCGAGGCGGGATCGCCCCGGGCGGCCGTCGCAGCTCCAGCCCGCGATGGCCGGCACCGACACCACCGCCGT contains these protein-coding regions:
- a CDS encoding N-6 DNA methylase; the encoded protein is MLEENVPEVTAAEIARLAGVGRAAVSNWRRRHPGFPKPVGGTETSPSFALPEVEAWLRAQGKLAEVPLRERVWQQVTAHPGGAVAALVEAGAALLVVRDRPARWLELAALPDDRLAERLPAVRDEALTARLGAGHPVTVRPAAGAVTLLRAVAELAAGLGARQAFEFLLGRHLEANPRQYTLTPEGCADLMAGLAGPGVRTALDPACGTGSPLRALVGATVLHAQDASPELAALAALRLALHGSAQVRAAAADSLRADAFPDAAVDAVLCHPPFNERNWGHEELAYDPRWEYGFPARTESELAWIQHALARLREGGTAVLLMPPAAAARRSGRRIRADLLRRGALRAVVSLPAGAAPPYGIPLQLWVLRKPAPGAAAPAGLLLLDTAGLDPDGPAQARAPWPDVRDAVLAAWTAYDRTGATPETPGVSRVVPVIELLDDDVDLTPARHLPPPAAGGGLAELAAVRDRLDATLARAARLTPPPATPAGTGPAPAQPAAASPSQTTVGELARAGALLLRAGTGTGTDGLPVLTEYDVYAGTAPSGTAATPGPDTAETLLAEPGDVVVPVVGALSAARVVTEDPASGAGAVIGRNLQLLRPDPAALDPWFLAGFLRGTANTRRASSHASTATRLDVRRLQLPRLPPAEQRRYGARFRALAEFEDALRLAGRLGEQLVQGLYDGLSDGSVTPQ
- a CDS encoding serine/threonine-protein kinase — encoded protein: MTEPERLIGERYQLATILGQGGMGQVWTAYDRRLDRRVAVKLLRPDKVAGPGTVAEELRRRFVRECRVTAQVDHPGLVTVHDAGSDGDELYLVMGYVEGSDLADHLAEHDPYPWPWAVAVVAQLCAVLSAVHAVPIVHRDLKPRNVMIRPDGTVLVLDLGVASVMDTDTTRLTSTGSPIGSPAYMAPEQAMGGAVGPYTDLYALGVLLYELLSGGVPFAGTTALGVLHRHLYEPPAPVRPLRPEIPPELEAVLLRLLAKDPQDRPGSAQEVYEALVPLLPAPGSRHPAGPLDPTRPFLRPQAPWPDRAAAVPPRPTAPPAPPRPDIPGAVDEARKLLDQGRLTQAVDILGNILPAAAAEHGEHSPVVRSLRKQYAATLMDDGQYRRALPELRRLADQFPAGDPQSLRFRYDAAQCLEQLGEPAAALAEYRSLLPLFENHYANPDPGLPLEVRRRIAHLLLSLGDRPAAHDTLVRLLYDADRVHGPAHPLPVEIRRTLQWLGQVR